Part of the Peromyscus maniculatus bairdii isolate BWxNUB_F1_BW_parent chromosome 23, HU_Pman_BW_mat_3.1, whole genome shotgun sequence genome is shown below.
tttttaatatggatATGCTATCAAACTGTGATACACTTATAATTCACTGGTCCTGCATCAGGAGACGGGAGTGGGGAAAAGACTGTATTTAATACAGTGTGTATCTGAATAATCTGTATGGTTTATACAGTTTGTGTTGTTCAGAGATGTCTAAAGTtgatctttgtttttttaagattaaaaaagcACTTGCCCCACTGTATATACGGCATGTAAAatttatatagtatataaatgGCAGCAAATTGAACGACTCTGGCTCAATTTTACTCTGTTCTCCATAAACTCACAGCCATGTCTGTTTTAAAGAATTGAGTCTGAGGCAGTTGTGTCTTAGCAGTATGTTTTTATTTAGGGAACACAGTATTTGCAACAGTTCTGACAGCTGTAAGCCCTCCATTTTACTAGCTGTTTGCTTTGCAATAAAATAGCCAGAAGTTCTGATATCAACAGTAATAGGATATTTCTTCATGCAGGTTGTGGGAGTATGTACATTGTATAACAAACACTGCAGAAATTAATACATATGTACATTATTTACATACTATTTATTGTAAATAGAAATGTTTtctaagataaaaagaaagaaatcacttgTGGTTTCTGGTCTGTAACAGACCTAACTTGTCAGCAAAGCACATCTGTAGCTCTGAAAATCAGTATGACATGAAGCACAGAGCTGCTGCATCTCCAACAGCCCCTAGGTAGACAGTGGGACCACGTCACTCAAGTGTTCTGACACCTCCAGGGCCAGTCTACCTACACCTGAAAATGACACCAGGGCCCAGCAGGACAGGAAACTGTCTTTGGCCAGAGTAGGGCTTAATGCTTCGATGATAAGTGCAGACAAAGGGCGTGAGTATGACCGAGCCTTTGCAAGCCCTGGAAGTGGCCAGATGCCCTTGGGGTTAATACTGTCACAACATAACCTGAGTTAGGTGACTCCATGTAGATACTCTGAGAGCCAGTAACTTAGGATTCTTAGCACCAACGGCCATCAGCCAACCAACAGCCATAAGGCAAAGTCCCCTCCCAAAGATGACTATGGCATTAAAGACACCATGAGGTGGCCTCATGCTTAACATCCTCAACATCCAACAAAGAGCGCTGTATTCCCAGGACCATACCTGGGTTGGACATGAGAAGGCAGATTCACCAGAGTCCTGACGGGAGGCATGTCAGttccccacctcctgcccccccaacacacacaggtGCCCAATCAGCAGCAGGCTCTGGTCTGAGGTGGTGAAGGCTGTGGGGTAGGGATCATGGAAGACTGGAAGCCAAGCTGCATACACACCAGCCAGGCAGCTCAAACAAAGGTTTCAGGTTTGAGGTATTAGTAAAAGTAAAAGCCTAGAAGCATGGGAATAAACCAAAAAGTGATCAGTCTGGTACAGGAGGGAGTTTTGGCCTTGAGCACCATCCCCAAAATCTTATGTGACAGCTACCTCTGAGGCAAAGAGCCTCAAGACAGCCCACAGAAAGTCATGTCTAAGTGCATTTGGTTGAAGGTTTTCAAGGACCCTCGGGATGCAAGCTCCAGGTGTGTCTGTGCAGACAGAGCAGGCAAGCACTTTGGCAGAGAAGGCCATTTTCCAAACAAGCCACATGCAGCCTCAACAGGGTCCTCCAAATTATGAATGGGCTTCCCCAGAAGTGCACCAGAAAAGGCCCTACCACCTCACCCTGTCCCTGTCTCAGCCCACGCACACAGTACCCTGAAATCACACCCTGGTATATATAGGGTTCTATTGCCATAGGTTCCCCTAAGTGGCACCTTCAGCTTCTCCCTCTCCTCAGAAGGGGAAAATGTTGGAGAACTGGCACTACCAGAGGATAGTATGGCTGCTTATGCCTCGTCACTACATCAAAATATCGGCTCTAAGTACTATGTCAGTGAGCAGCACTTAACCAAAAGCTTGAAACAGCAAGCAACAAAAGTACCGAAGCCAACACAAGCCATGTGCAGGTGGACCACATGGAACTgtcatgtgtgaaggtcagacgACAGTTCCGTGTGGTGAACACGTCAACAGCCTGTTTCCAGGGAAAGGACTCTCCCAGGCTCGACACTGACAGGCTAAACATCCCGAGCCACAACCATATTTTAGTGATTCATCTCTACGGGAGTACAGGAGGGAGGTGGCAGTTAGCCACACCTGGAGTCTCTCAAGCATCCTGGTCTTCACGGTTACCCCAGTGCCTCATCACCCAGAGTGGCTGCCTGTGCCCTACCTGACACATCAGGCCCCAGCTGCTTCCACTCAAGCTTGGGGGCTGCATATATAGACTGTTTTCAGTGCACAGTATATACGTGTGTCCAGGAGTTAAGTTTATAGCTGCCATTCTAAAAATACTACTGTTAGAAATTAAGTATCTTTCATTATAATTTTCAGAATATAAAAAGGCATATAAAAGCTATAATCCTATATATCTGAGAAAAATTCTGGATAAAAAAATGGTAGgttttcctttcccattttgATATAAAACAGCGACTTCTAGAACAGCTAGTGCTGCCCGAAAGAGCAGGTGTGGCGGCATGGTGTGGATGAGGCTCTGGCTCCAGAAAAGGAGTCCCCTGTGGGCTGTGCAGGTCCTGAGGCTGTGTCACCAGGTGCTGTTTTGACAAGGGTCCCCAAAGGTCAACGCCAGGACAGTAGCAGGAAGGAAACACTCACAGCTGACCAACATCCCCGAGGACAGCACAAGGCTTTGAGGGCTCAGGCCTTGGCTAGCTGTTCTGGAGGACCCGTGGGCAGCACACTGGCCTCGTCCTGCTGCCTGTGAGCAGCCGGTGCATCTGCTGTGGCGTCTGGGTCTCGGCATTTACCTATTTCTTATTGGCAATCCTCCTTTTCCTTGTGGCCAACATGTCATAGAATGGGTCCCTACTGATGCTTGctctggggaagaaaggaagaaaagtgggTTGTGAATGCAGCAAGGCCTGGATGCCCAGGCCCACCACCCgacaagcacacacaaaacaagcagCAGGTGTAGGTCTGGGGTGACCAGGCTAATCTGAGTTTCTGACAAAGGTCAATCCTGACACACTGAGGACAGGTTTCcgacatgcacatatgtgcacacaacaCTCCTGCTTCCCACGGGACTGAGCAGCCTGGCTGTCCTCACTCACTTGATGGacttcatccactcctccttctcctcGGGGCTAGGGGCGGAGATCCGGTATACAACATGGTTCCCCTCCACCACACggccatctgcctctgtcttgcAGGCTTTGATGACCTGCCCTTTGTGACTGGGGTTGTACAGCTCAAAGCAGTTCTGGTAGAGAGAAGAGAGCCGTCACaggggcagggaggaaagggaggctgCAAAGATCTGGAGTGGAAAGGTGCAGGCACAGGGAAACCTCATACCGGTTTCCGAGGGTCCTCCACCTCCCTGATGCTGAGGTTCTCCAGCGGGATGATCCCCCTGGGCTCCTTGTCCTAGAAGACAAATGTGTGAGGCAAGGCCTGGCAGACTGAGGCTCCCAGGACTCTGCAGAAGGAAATGCAGCCTCACTTACCGTAGTGTACTCAAAGTAGTAGAGGCAGTTATCTGTGAGGATGAACCAGCGCCGTTTCCAGGTCTTCACACGTCCCCCTAGGAGCAGAAGAGCCCCGTGAAGCAGGTGTTCATGCAGCTGGAGCCCAAGGGTCCAGAGAGGATCCCAGAATCCCCTTAGCACCACATCACTGCCCTGTCAAAGGATCCAAGCTCAAGACTGGGCTTCTTTCCTCTTCAAACCATCCCATACTAACCCCAGTTAGAAAGTCCAGGGCAAGCCATGAGGCCTGACCATCCAGGATGGCTGGGTGCAGGGCTGGGGCCCCCATGCACCCCCCACCCGAGGCCCACGCAGGTGCCCTCTCTCCATGGCCACCCAGGGTCACCCTAGGTCACACACACTTTCAAATCTGCTTCCTGGAAAAGTTAGTTGTAATGGATGAGCGTAATTTTCCCCCATGAAATGAACACGATGAAGTCAGTGCCAGCTCACCCAGGTCTGTCCAGGCTTAATCCCGTTACGTCAGGGCAGTTATCGCATTACTGGGACTTTGAGCAGCCCTGGGATCCATCAAAGTCAATTACTCTTGGCCCAGGGAATTATTAGATTGAATTAATCTTTTAACAAGATCTGGAGCAcatgtgtacgtacacacacacacacacacacacacacacacacacacacacacacacacacacacacacacacggctgtcTGTATCTGCTCTTTTCTATGGAAAGGAACCCTTCCTTCTGCCCTAACTGATTTGTTACTGTCAGTCAAAATTATTTCTACTGACAGCTTGTGCTTTTGAcaagaaatttgaaggaaaagaaaaaaaaggaaaagctgctTGTGGTAACAAATTCAGGTGCTACCAAGAGTTCCAGGTAAGATTTAGCCCTCCCTGTCCCGTGGGCTCCTGGAACTAACAATGGCAATACAGAGGAACTGGCTTGGCTTTCTCTACAACAGGCCAGAAGTGGGGAGTGTGCCTCCCTCCGGGCTGCACTGCAGTCCCCCACACCCTGCAGGCAGTGTGGGGTGCTGGGAAGGCACAGAGAGTGAGGGAGGAACTCCCAGGCTCCTAACAGGGCTTCCAGTTACAGAGACCTAAACACagcagggatggggaggggattTGACCTGACCAGGAGGGGGACAGCAAAGTAGAGAGGGAATCACCAAAGCACAGTGGGATGTGGGCCAGCCCCAGCCCTCTCCACACCACACCCCTTCTTGCCCTAAGGGCCTGCCCTTCGGCTTCTCCAGCCTGGAGTAACACCTCTTTCTCCCACCATCTTTCCTGGTAGCTGACCTGAACCCCTATTCCCCAAATCACAGCTTCCTCACTTCCCTCACTCAGGGCCTGTCTCGCGTCATTACACACAGGAAACTAGGGATCTATGGGAAGCCCCATCTCTGCAGGCCCAGGAGAAACTCAGGTTAGCCTCTCTTTTCCCAAACACCTCCAGTGAGGAGGAACAGAGAAAGGTATGCCAAGATCTAGATACCACACTAGCTTCTTCTCTCAGGTACTCTACTCTCCCAGGCCAAGGGGGTGACAGAATCAGGTAAGAGCAAGCTTGCAACTCAGGCACCCACCACCACTGTGTGTTGCCTCTTCTTCCCTCAGAGACTCCCACTGCAGTCATCCCAGCCTCACTGGTGCTTCCGGCCTTCCCAACAACAGTCTCAAGAGCACTTGGAAAGTAACTGGCCAGGCCCTCCCTTCTCTCCCGCCCTAGCCATGGGCTCCCATTGGCAGAGCTGCTCCAGGTCTCTGTGGCAGCAGCCCCTGCCAAGTGCCTGCTCCTCCTCTGCGCTCCCACTGTGGCTGTCAGGCCCTTCTGTGCTTTGCTCGGCCTCAAGCCCCCTGGCCTGCCAGGCATGGGGTCACATTGCCCAGAGAGGTATTTGTGAGGATGGAGGGCCTTGGCTCTGTACCCTGGACATCCCACCGCCCCCACGGTCAGGCACCTACACTGAGCAGGGTCAGCTGGGCTCGATGCTGCCCAGCAGGGATCCCATTCTGCTCAGATGCAGGCCTAGCAGGGCTAGTGCCCCAAACCTGAAGACACCGCAGATTCTGCTACAAGGTGGCGGGATGCCCTCCACTCCCGAACCTGCATTCAGCCTGTGCAGGAGCTGTGCTCCCAAACACTTGGATGCTTTTATCCTTTCATTGCTATCACCAAGCATGTGTAGGTGGACACACATGGCtgtacatgcacataaacacacagatacatgcatgcccacatatACTTTTTCTCCCATGATAATTCAACGCTAACTACATCCTATGTTTTTAACATGAATGGCCAAAATCCAACATTGTACACAGCCCCACCACGACAGCAGAATGCTTCCAGCATGTCTTCCACCCTCGACACTTGTGGAGAAGTACCAGCTGGCTGTGGCAAATGATAGGTCTGGGCTCTTCCACACAACTGAGGGAAGCAATGGGCAGAAGTGCCCACGGGCACCAGGCACTTGGGAAAGGCCAGTGCAAGCTGTTCTGCCCACCAGCTTACTGGGTGGGGTGCTACCTGTGGATAGTGCCTCATGTCATCATGGCTTTGGCCTCAGACTTGACCACTAGAGCAGAGTGGAGCCAGTGGCTGCTGGTGTGAGGGAGATCACAGTGCAGCACCGACAGCAAAGGTGGACCTTCGGCCCCTGCTCCTGGCTGCACTGGTCAACTGCTCTGCACACAGTTCTCAGGTTAGAAAGCACGAGCTGGCCTATGTCTTGGCTTCATTCACTTATTCTCACTCTAGGACTGGCCTCTCTAGCGGCAGATGCCACACGAACTGCCAGTGGCTCAGGAAGcacactcttcctcttcctagtCCAAGTCCACAAGCACAGTGTGACCTGAGGGGCTCAGTGTGCATTTCTAAGTCACTCGGGTGTCCAAGTTCAAGGTTATGATACTAGATCTTAAGGCCAACACTGAGAACATTTCTAAACTTTGACATGGTGAGAGCGAAGCCAAAGGAATGGTGAAGGCCAGGATTCCACAGGGAGACAGCAGACCCTCAGGAGAACCCCACAAGCTACACCTGTCACCTGTCTCCATGACACAGCCCATCCCCCCTtgatccatatttttaaaatcatcatcagaggggttggggatttagctcagtggtagagtgcttgcctagcaggcgtaaggccctgggtttggtcttcagcttaaaaaaaaaaaaaaaaaaaaaaaaaaaaaaatcatcagcaTTCTATCCCTCATGTCTTTGTTATTACACAGCAATAATATTATCTGGACAGGGTGCTGTCACATGTCACAGGCTTTACGGTTGATCTATGATACTCTCATCCCCCCTAGAGTCAAAATGAAGCCTAAAAATCTCAATTGTTCCAAATGCAGGAAACCATTAAGTGTCCAATAAGGAAGCCTTCCtttgtacagacacacacactgttggttagtggtgtggGGGTGGCACTGTAAGGACAGGCTGGTTTTCAGCTTCCTCACTGTTGCGGGACCCTGAAGATGGGGGGCAAGTTTGCTCCCACACAGTTTCCCCATGTGCTTCTGGTCCTAGGTGCTCTGGGCCCTGCCCTGATGGGTGGGTGTCACACACACTACACCTGCGTGATGCTGCCCCAGTCAAGTCCAAAGCCAAATGGATCAGATGAATGGCAACCACAGACCGGAGCTTCACACAGACCAACGTGGGGGAGAGAATGAGCCGCCGCCGGGAAGGGGAGGAAGCCACTGGGTACCTACCTCCTAACGCAGGACAAGCAGGGACAGCCCGTCACAGAACAGAAAGGTGGGAGCCACAGGCAGAAGGAAAACAATAAGAAGGCACATTTAAACCACTCGTCAGAGTCACAGTCACGCCAAAGCACGAGAAAGCACACAGGTTCtggaggtaaaggcacttgcttccaGGCAGAGAACTACCGGGATTCACATGGATACTAACTCAGCAGCTTTCTGGGATGGGTCTTGCAGTGGATGCTGCAAGCATGGCCCACTCTGGAAGGCCACAACTCAGTGACACAGTCACTAGTGCTGGGATGTGTGGCTGCCCAGAGTGGGCTCTGGCTTGACtgcacttttctttttaatctttctgcCTTGTAGTTGGGGGTTGTGGCTCCAAGGAAGGAGCAGGGCAAAAAGCCCTCGGGAGCTGCTGCTGTGGGCTGAGGGGTGCAGGCGCAGGGCCCACCCCGCCAGGCTCACCCAGCTTCAGCAGCCAGCCTTCACGGTCCGGGTTGAAGAATGTGTGTGTCAAGTCATTCCCATCGTCTTCCGGGATCTTAAACGGCTCATTCTTGATACTTTCATACAAGTTctgcagggaaggagaggagccGATCAGGCGCTGTAAAGAAAGTAaccagccttcctccctcctgcACAGGATTGCCACACAGCCCGAGAGACCAGGCTAATTAAGGAGACGCTTGGAAGGCACCTTTGAAATCAACAAGCCAGCATTCCTGATTTTCATTACTGGATTAAGAGTATCTGAAGATTTAAAATAACTTAAGAGGTGAGGAGATGGGTCAGTTGGTGAAGTGCTTCCTGCAAGCGTGAAGACCCGACTTGAGATGCCCAGGGTCTAAGAACCTAGGTTTGGTAGTTTGTGCCCGTCAtcttagaggcagagacaggagggtccttgGGACttacagtgagagaccctgtcaccaaaaaacaaaaacaacaaccaaaaacaccTGGACatggtgagaaggctcagcaggtaaaggcacttgggcACACAAGCCTGGCAACATTAGGTTCCATTTGCAGAACTCACACACacgtgaaaggagagaaccaactccacaaaggtgttctctgacctccacatgccaaAAATGACTGAGGGAGAAGCCAACCCTGACCTCAGCCCCTCCCGCcccacgcacgcacacacgcacacacataggAAACCCCACAAATGATGACGGGAAGGAGACGATGATGGTTAGTCTTAATTGTCAGCATggcacaatctagaatcacctgagaaggaCGTCTCAATGAGCGACTGTCtagatcagattgacctgtgaGGAAGGAAGGCCTAGCCTACCAGTGGGTGGTGCCGCTCCCTGGGTTTGGGTCCTTGAGTGCACAAACACAGGCTGTGAGCTGAGCAATGCTAAGCAGGCATGCACTCCTTCTCTCTTGGCTCTTGACTGGATTTGAGTAggtgcttcaagttcctgccttgacttccccacaatgacaGACTGTAACCTAGACTTTGTAAGTTGAATAAAGTCTTCCTCCCTTAAAGTTCtatttgtcaggatattttatcagaacaacagaaaagaaacacaactgGGAAGCGGCCTATGGACTCACCCTCAGCAGTTCCTCAGGAAGGTCCCCACCCTCGTTGATGCCGCGGTTCATGGTGATGAAGCGCTCGGCAGTTGGCTTGTCTCGCACGTTGTGGTTGTGCAGGCTGGTGTTGAGCATGATGATGGCGAAGGACAGCACGTAGCACGTATCTGCAACACGCCACAGATGGGGAGGCCTGAGGCTCAGCTCGCTTCCCGCGGGACAGTGGGGCCCAGAAGTGTTGCCTATGCTGCCTCCCTGGCAATGGTCTGCTCACGCTGAGGGCTTGTTCCCCATGGAGGCAGCAGGGGGGTGAGAGCTACGGCTGGGAGCATCTCAACTCAGGGACATGGCAGGCTGCTGACCTGTGGACTGGAAGACCCCAGGGTTGCACAGGCAGTATCGTGATGCAAAAGCCTCCATCATGCGGTCGATCTTCTGCGCCTCTCCAGGAAGTCTGAAGCTCCATAGAAACTGCCTGTAGAGAGAGGACGCTTCACTGAGTACCCCTGGGAGAACAGATCTGGCCAGGCCCCACGCAGTTCCTGCCCCATACCACAGCAAGAACATGGCCTGCTCAGTCTGAGCCTACCATGAAGTCAGCTGGTTTCCTCCTATTCAACAACCGAAGACCGTTGACTGTTCCTCTTGTGTAATTGCAAACAGTTCTTCAAGATCTGCTGCAGATGCCTCACACCTGAACAGGATCCCAGCATGTTCTGCACCCCGTTACCGCCTCCTGCATGTCCCAGATGATCACCAGGGCCCACTCTATCACCGTGGCTGCTACAGTTGTGACAGGATAAAGGATCCACTCCTCTGAGAACCCTTCACAAGGCCAGGTCAGAGTCAGCAGCCAGCACCCGCCCAATCTTCcaggccacagccacagcctgcTGCTGGGTCACTCCTGCCCAAGCCCAAAGATGTCCCTGTCCTCACCAGTTCCTCTCCCACTCAAGTCTCCCCTGATGTCCCATGTGACACTGGAGCTCCTGCCTcatatctccaactccttccTGCTTCACTTTCTCGGGCTACACGGCACCCACCAGCACTCCCCATCTGCCTGCCTGAAGTACCGGGGAAAGGTTATGGCTGTTCTGCCTTCTAGAGTCACCCTGGCCAGTGAGGCTCACACCCACGGGGACAGCCATGCAGCAATGGCTCAGTATGTCAGATCTGCAGGCCGCCGGAAATCTTCTGGCTGCTTGGGGTCTTAAGACACAGCTAGAACAGTGGCACAAGGGAGGACCTGCTCTCCTCTCGGCTCTTCCTCCTATGCAGGCCTGATAAGTGGGACTGTTTCTTCTAGGCCTGTCCaccactccctcctcctgccactgcccccattcccaggggGATTCCTGTCACAATCAGCCACCCACTCTGCCAGATCCTGGCTCAATAGCATCACAGACTGAAGTCCTATTCCCACTTGCAAGACAGCCACTAGGGCCAGGCCCATCTCTGACACTTTCTCCCTCTGCCCAACATGGTCAGCAAAGCACCACAGACATGCTCTCCTTGCCCCACACCCCCACCACTTGCTCCATCAGAGCACCCTCCTCAGTTCTGAACCCACCACGACCACCTTCCACCCCCTAGTCTGAGGACCTCTTACCCAGCCTCACACTTGATCACTATAGCAACCAGCTTCTATCAACGAGCAATGAAACAGGCATTAGCAATGCCTGTCATTCCCCTGCACCAGCAGTGGACTCTGCACCATTCTGAGCATGTCCCACTTGCATCCTTGATTAGATCCAGGGAATCGAGGAAAAGGTGCTACAGGCTGGGCACAGCTAAGACAGAACCCACTGGAGCAAACCCAAGGTAGGTAGCAGCTACTCACTCTCCTTGGTCTTGTGGAGAGGTCACCTCGGACTTTGACCTCTGACTGTAAGGCAGACACAGAGTGGCAAAGAACAGAACCACAGTGGTAACGGCTATGCCATGGACTGGCTTTCCAGGATCATCAGGTCTGATCCTTTCTCTGGCTATATAGTTCTCCAAAACTGAACCTAAAATCAGCTAACCAGATCTGCAAGACTCTTGTATGGCTTTTCTTGACAGCAAGCTTTTCAGCCCAGGCTGAACTGCTGAGTAGTGTCCAAAAGGCCACAACCAAAGGCTGCCAACATTCCAGTCTGCAGCTGAAGTAAGGCCGTGTAAACAACCCGAGGCAGGAGGCGAACGTATGAAGACACGACCAGACAAGGCCGGCTATGTAGGCTTAGCTTGGAACAGGCTGGGGTGACTCCACCAGGCCAGTCCTTGTTACCTCTTCCTATACACCAGGGTGAAGACCCAGTCCAAATGCCATGCCATCACAGAAGACAAGATGCCATCTGCTCAAGACTGCAGACCCGGCAACTAGAGTGGTAATCCCAAGAGCATACGATGGGCACCAGAGCAGCACTAAGTACTGAGGGCCATCCCCCTTTGCTCACATATGACGATAGTGACAGTGGCTTTTCCTCAGACAAGACAGAGACCACAGAATGGCATCTGATGGT
Proteins encoded:
- the Cyth3 gene encoding cytohesin-3 isoform X3, giving the protein MTEIDNLTSVEESKTTQRNKQIAMGRKKFNMDPKKGIQFLIENDLLQSSPEDVAQFLYKGEGLNKTVIGDYLGERDDFNIKVLQAFVELHEFADLNLVQALRQFLWSFRLPGEAQKIDRMMEAFASRYCLCNPGVFQSTDTCYVLSFAIIMLNTSLHNHNVRDKPTAERFITMNRGINEGGDLPEELLRNLYESIKNEPFKIPEDDGNDLTHTFFNPDREGWLLKLGGRVKTWKRRWFILTDNCLYYFEYTTDKEPRGIIPLENLSIREVEDPRKPNCFELYNPSHKGQVIKACKTEADGRVVEGNHVVYRISAPSPEEKEEWMKSIKASISRDPFYDMLATRKRRIANKK
- the Cyth3 gene encoding cytohesin-3 isoform X1, which gives rise to MDEGGGGEGGSVPEDLSLEEREELLDIRRRKKELIDDIERLKYEIAEVMTEIDNLTSVEESKTTQRNKQIAMGRKKFNMDPKKGIQFLIENDLLQSSPEDVAQFLYKGEGLNKTVIGDYLGERDDFNIKVLQAFVELHEFADLNLVQALRQFLWSFRLPGEAQKIDRMMEAFASRYCLCNPGVFQSTDTCYVLSFAIIMLNTSLHNHNVRDKPTAERFITMNRGINEGGDLPEELLRNLYESIKNEPFKIPEDDGNDLTHTFFNPDREGWLLKLGGRVKTWKRRWFILTDNCLYYFEYTTDKEPRGIIPLENLSIREVEDPRKPNCFELYNPSHKGQVIKACKTEADGRVVEGNHVVYRISAPSPEEKEEWMKSIKASISRDPFYDMLATRKRRIANKK
- the Cyth3 gene encoding cytohesin-3 isoform X2 — translated: MPFMDSNLQNLPEDLSLEEREELLDIRRRKKELIDDIERLKYEIAEVMTEIDNLTSVEESKTTQRNKQIAMGRKKFNMDPKKGIQFLIENDLLQSSPEDVAQFLYKGEGLNKTVIGDYLGERDDFNIKVLQAFVELHEFADLNLVQALRQFLWSFRLPGEAQKIDRMMEAFASRYCLCNPGVFQSTDTCYVLSFAIIMLNTSLHNHNVRDKPTAERFITMNRGINEGGDLPEELLRNLYESIKNEPFKIPEDDGNDLTHTFFNPDREGWLLKLGGRVKTWKRRWFILTDNCLYYFEYTTDKEPRGIIPLENLSIREVEDPRKPNCFELYNPSHKGQVIKACKTEADGRVVEGNHVVYRISAPSPEEKEEWMKSIKASISRDPFYDMLATRKRRIANKK